The following are encoded together in the Vespa velutina chromosome 3, iVesVel2.1, whole genome shotgun sequence genome:
- the LOC124947995 gene encoding protein abrupt-like codes for MTDSQQQFCLRWNNFQANITSQFEALRDDEDFVDVTFACDGRRLQAHKVVLSACSPYFKELFKTNPCKHPIIFMRDVEFEHLQSLLEFMYAGEVNISQAELPTFLRTAESLQIRGLTDSQSSQHNNEKHLKTNNVHASNGRGLISPSLDDERSKTPPPSSPPPLKRLCKRSDSPQISSPTPTVTPCASSTPLSRPLIEPQVQLDCYKDIDIVEPKVELPEYGSDDDCSSKQEVNTLPGGFLSLDGGMEVLPTYPPSYQGTSMEGGMPGPSHGNNELNQEQQADLRKLHSLDPRPCPVCNRMYSNLSNLRQHMRLIHNPQSVTCPLCNKPFKTKLYLKRHLVSFHELSVADRQRQEEIYHHQVKVQVQGQGQAQVQGGAQAQTQTQVQAQTQAQIQAQTQAQVDNKVLLTASAPLSRLPAEDSGGSGSGNIVEPKLRAYQAQAGDNSYSVEVAQIGDTKHFASGILQFDASYH; via the exons ATGACGGATAGCCAGCAGCAGTTTTGCTTGCGGTGGAACAACTTTCAGGCGAACATCACGAGCCAGTTCGAGGCGTTGCGAGACGATGAGGACTTCGTCGACGTTACATTCGCCTGCGATGGCAGGCGACTTCAGGCTCACAAGGTCGTCCTATCCGCTTGCAGCCCTTACTTCAAGGAGTTGTTCAAG ACCAATCCTTGCAAACatccaataatttttatgcGGGATGTGGAATTTGAACATTTACAATCACTGCTGGAGTTCATGTATGCTGGTGAAGTAAACATTTCACAAGCTGAATTGCCTACTTTTCTACGTACAGCTGAATCTCTACAAATCCGTGGTCTCACCGACTCTCAGAGTAGTCAGCACAACAACGAAaag cACTTGAAAACGAATAATGTTCACGCATCAAATGGCCGTGGTCTGATCTCACCGAGTTTGGACGATGAGCGCAGTAaaacaccaccaccatcgaGCCCTCCACCATTAAAAAGGCTGTGTAAAAGAAGTGATTCACCTCAAATCTCTAGTCCAACACCTACTGTGACGCCTTGTGCTAGCAGTACACCTCTCTCAAGACCGCTTATAGAACCGCAAGTTCAGCTTGACTGTTATAAGGATATTGATATTGTGGAG cCAAAAGTAGAACTACCTGAATATGGCAGCGATGACGATTGCTCATCAAAACAAGAAGTTAACACGTTACCTGGTGGTTTCCTTAGTTTGGATGGTGGTATGGAAGTGTTACCTACATATCCACCATCTTATCAAG gaACCAGTATGGAAGGTGGTATGCCTGGACCTTCACATGGGAACAATGAGCTGAATCAAGAGCAGCAAG CTGACCTGCGTAAACTGCACTCGCTGGACCCACGCCCCTGTCCTGTGTGCAACCGCATGTACAGTAACTTGTCCAACCTGCGGCAGCACATGCGCCTCATCCACAACCCTCAGAGTGTCACATGCCCTCTATGTAACAAGCCCTTCAAGACCAAGCTGTACCTCAAACGTCACCTGGTCAGTTTCCACGAACTCAGTGTGGCGGACAGGCAACGCCAGGAGGAAATCTACCATCATCAGGTTAAAGTTCAGGTTCAAGGACAGGGTCAGGCACAGGTTCAGGGTGGAGCTCAGGCTCAAACACAGACACAAGTTCAGGCTCAAACACAGGCTCAAATTCAGGCTCAAACGCAAGCTCAGGTGGATAACAAAGTGCTCTTGACCGCTTCTGCTCCGCTCTCTCGTCTTCCCGCAGAAGATAGCGGGGGGAGCGGAAGTGGAAATATTGTAGAACCAAAGCTGAGAGCATACCAGGCACAGGCTGGTGATAATTCTTATTCCGTAGAGGTTGCCCAAATTGGTGATACGAAACATTTTGCAAGCGGAATATTGCAATTCGATGCTTCGTATCACTAA